In Bactrocera oleae isolate idBacOlea1 chromosome 3, idBacOlea1, whole genome shotgun sequence, a genomic segment contains:
- the milt gene encoding trafficking kinesin-binding protein milt isoform X3: MENAASSGYVERNDRLHRRNASLSPENRYNTLESEVENVVVVNTNIDAVVTNLNINSESNFQWFENCNEDFVDAAQLEYEDEILCTSSSFTNAVLNTVENAALADLNFSQIQTNNQSLLENEQLLYEVLCGNRVSQMTRAYDDIEAVTRLLEEKEKDLELTVQIGKELLTQNNALESKITELEADLKASNEDRAQLVHELHKKNELIAVLTNDSDEGSENDTPTFSKSITLDLLQKKIATLQDENKSLKLEALQLASETDDVEAQERQLMEDITSQLNEANGRYDSMNLELERLREENRLQHEQIISLTARLSEAEMRLHQLTHDNDEHITLLNITKENQNSLAVELLEFKQRYQEVLALLQEAQEQLRNQRKKTMPQARSSFISNSVLLQPESLQCELMESSMYSENSLDSGISGDTQRADRMGRLMSQMPGIYGGGAGNAGSAYGFGGVGAIPPYKRVFETVRCASKTGNYMDSGNSSMTQLGAMAMSSSVGPRMSAMPYRGAAFDDNTLGLKTLSCESLASQSDDGYPAAPSGVPGAPGAKDLEAALKRLTPAEVLARRAMLSYAPVGTYSYDEQPTTTNTLPLGLRTPDSIMSTGSSGISSTNMSASMQQWRLPEKLQIVKPIEGSQTLHHWSRLATPTLSGLLEERPGVTIRGGRGLDDLGMQVYTLSDVEEDVSDDLPGKQFEASGCTFTYTTSMVMHPDDGLNDLSFLSQSQLSSRMASASTSRQPSCPPTPHGGLSRKNSCSTFSVNLGLASMLNERGIKAVTPSALNTPAGPNFTPTVTPCNSPEGSPPRSASPEPLFGILSTGADLIRRKLIGDIERPNRNLAQKQQKIMLSRLERRALRSLKLVEKVESIGLENIIVAQPNSMSQLASGIASRSSSPMAQLISLKNLHTCANNVVDDIHFDRDQIKTVLHKGLTTPTTTSTCARSDDESVETESISSVISTERTVKNEQQHTVINITQNVTAATVTTAAPTNGTSTTESRIKQLQRQKSRRNLKNGIGGQRPDLGTINGNGAGGGSGRVRPDLGKVSTGPSTSAAAKSNMTNATITDVSQTKKGAHNKVRETREQQSITQAVVGTVSSLLFGRKGGWL; encoded by the exons GTGTACTTCATCTTCTTTTACCAATGCAGTATTAAATACAGTTGAAAATGCTGCTTTAGCTGATCTTAACTTTTCCCAAATACAAACTAATAACCAATCTTTACTTGAGAACGAACAATTACTTTACGAAG ttctATGTGGAAACCGTGTAAGTCAAATGACGCGCGCATATGATGACATAGAAGCTGTGACCCGCTTGCTGGAAGAAAAAGAAAAGGACTTAGAATTAACAGTACAAATTGGCAAAGaacttttaacacaaaataaTGCACTTGAAAGCAAAATTACTGAGCTCGAAGCAGATTTGAAAGCTTCGAATGAGGATCGCGCTCAACTAGTTCATGAACTACACAAGAAAAATGAACTTATTGCTGTTTTGACAAATGACTCTGACGAAGGGAGTGAAAATG ATACTCCCACCTTTTCCAAATCCATTACTTTGGATTTACTACAAAAGAAAATTGCTACATTGCAGGATGAGAATAAAAGTTTGAAACTTGAAGCCTTACAGCTTGCCTCAGAAACCGATGATGTTGAGGCGCAGGAACGGCAACTTATGGAAGACATAACGTCGCAATTGAACGAAGCGAACGGTCGCTACGACAGCATGAATCTGGAGTTGGAACGTCTCCGAGAGGAGAATCGTTTGCAGCATGAACAGATAATCAGTTTAACAGCGAGATTGTCGGAAGCTGAAATGAGGCTGCATCAATTAACGCACGACAATGACGAACACATAACACTTTTAAATATAACTAAGGAGAACCAAAATTCATTAGCAGTGGAATTACTTGAATTCAAGCAACGATATCAGGAAGTACTGGCTTTACTGCAGGAGGCTCAAGAACAATTGCGTAATCAGCGAAAGAAAACAATGCCGCAGGCGCGTAGCTCTTTTATATCGAATTCTGTTTTACTGCAGCCCGAATCGTTGCAATGTGAATTAATGGAGTCATCAATGTATTCTGAAAATAGTCTTGATTCCGGTATTTCGGGTGATACGCaacgtgcagatcgtatggGCCGTTTAATGTCACAAATGCCCGGTATATATGGTGGTGGTGCTGGCAACGCAGGGTCCGCGTATGGATTTGGAGGCGTTGGTGCTATACCACCATATAAGCGGGTGTTTGAAACAGTGCGATGTGCTAGCAAAACTGGCAATTATATGGATAGTGGCAATTCGTCGATGACACAACTGGGCGCAATGGCAATGAGCAGTAGCGTCGGACCGCGGATGTCGGCGATGCCGTATCGTGGTGCCGCCTTCGATGACAATACTCTGGGTCTGAAGACTTTGTCATGCGAAAGTCTGGCATCACAATCGGACGACGGCTATCCAGCGGCACCAAGTGGTGTGCCTGGTGCACCAGGCGCTAAAGACTTGGAAGCCGCCCTAAAACGCCTAACACCCGCTGAAGTATTGGCACGACGTGCTATGCTCTCCTATGCTCCAGTTGGTACGTATTCATATGATGAGCAGCCAACCACCACAAATACACTTCCACTAGGTTTACGCACGCCAGATAGTATTATGTCGACAGGTTCGTCGGGAATTTCATCCACGAATATGTCGGCATCAATGCAACAATGGCGGCTaccggaaaaattgcaaattGTGAAACCGATAGAAGGTTCACAGACACTGCATCATTGGTCCAGGTTGGCAACGCCAACATTAAGTGGCCTACTTGAGGAACGACCCGGTGTTACCATACGCGGTGGACGTGGCCTAGACGATTTGGGCATGCAAGTGTATACATTGTCCGATGTGGAGGAGGATGTAAGCGATGACTTACCGGGGAAGCAATTCGAAGCGTCTGGctgtacatttacatatacaacgAGCATGGTAATGCATCCCGATGACGGTTTGAATGATTTGTCATTCTTGTCACAGTCACAATTGTCATCACGTATGGCCTCCGCATCGACATCGCGTCAACCAAGTTGCCCGCCCACACCACACGGTGGACTGTCCCGAAAGAATTCCTGTTCGACGTTTTCGGTAAATCTTGGATTGGCTTCAATGTTAAACGAACGTGGTATCAAGGCTGTAACGCCAAGTGCGCTGAATACACCCGCTGGACCGAACTTCACACCAACTGTTACGCCCTGCAATAGTCCCG AGGGTTCACCACCACGCTCAGCATCACCTGAACCATTGTTCGGCATTCTGTCGACTGGTGCAGATTTAATTCGACGCAAACTAATCGGCGATATCGAAAGGCCGAATCGTAATCTAgctcaaaaacaacaaaaaatcatgcTATCGCGCTTGGAGAGACGTGCATTACGTTCACTAAAACTGGTCGAGAAGGTGGAGAGTATTGGTTTAGAGAATATTATAGTAGCACAACCAAATTCTATGTCCCAGTTGGCTAGCGGTATAGCGAGTCGCAGCTCCAGTCCAATGGCACAATTAATTAGTCTTAAGAATCTGCACACATGCGCCAATAACGTAGTGGACGATATACACTTCGATCGTGATCAAATAAAAACCGTGCTACATAAGGGACTGACTACGCCCACCACGACCAGTACATGCGCAAGAAGCGATGATGAAAGCGTGGAAACAGAATCGATTTCAAGCGTAATAAGTACCGAAAGAACTGTTAAAAACGAACAACAGCATACAGTAATAAATATCACACAAAATGTGACTGCGGCAACGGTCACGACAGCGGCACCCACAAATGGTACAAGCACAACCGAGTCGCGTATAAAGCAATTACAACGACAAAAGTCCCGTCGCAATCTTAAGAATGGTATTGGTGGTCAACGACCAGATTTAGGTACGATCAATGGTAATGGTGCTGGTGGTGGTAGTGGACGTGTACGTCCCGATCTAGGAAAAGTTTCGACCGGACCCTCAACGTCTGCGGCAGCCAAAAGCAACATGACAAATGCCACTATCACAGATGTGTCACAGACGAAGAAGGGTGCGCACAATAAAGTACGTGAAACGCGAGAACAACAAAGTATAACACAAGCAGTTGTCGGAACTGTGAGTTCATTACTTTTTGGACGTAAAGGTGGCTGGCTGTAG
- the milt gene encoding trafficking kinesin-binding protein milt isoform X5, whose protein sequence is MTRAYDDIEAVTRLLEEKEKDLELTVQIGKELLTQNNALESKITELEADLKASNEDRAQLVHELHKKNELIAVLTNDSDEGSENDTPTFSKSITLDLLQKKIATLQDENKSLKLEALQLASETDDVEAQERQLMEDITSQLNEANGRYDSMNLELERLREENRLQHEQIISLTARLSEAEMRLHQLTHDNDEHITLLNITKENQNSLAVELLEFKQRYQEVLALLQEAQEQLRNQRKKTMPQARSSFISNSVLLQPESLQCELMESSMYSENSLDSGISGDTQRADRMGRLMSQMPGIYGGGAGNAGSAYGFGGVGAIPPYKRVFETVRCASKTGNYMDSGNSSMTQLGAMAMSSSVGPRMSAMPYRGAAFDDNTLGLKTLSCESLASQSDDGYPAAPSGVPGAPGAKDLEAALKRLTPAEVLARRAMLSYAPVGTYSYDEQPTTTNTLPLGLRTPDSIMSTGSSGISSTNMSASMQQWRLPEKLQIVKPIEGSQTLHHWSRLATPTLSGLLEERPGVTIRGGRGLDDLGMQVYTLSDVEEDVSDDLPGKQFEASGCTFTYTTSMVMHPDDGLNDLSFLSQSQLSSRMASASTSRQPSCPPTPHGGLSRKNSCSTFSVNLGLASMLNERGIKAVTPSALNTPAGPNFTPTVTPCNSPEGSPPRSASPEPLFGILSTGADLIRRKLIGDIERPNRNLAQKQQKIMLSRLERRALRSLKLVEKVESIGLENIIVAQPNSMSQLASGIASRSSSPMAQLISLKNLHTCANNVVDDIHFDRDQIKTVLHKGLTTPTTTSTCARSDDESVETESISSVISTERTVKNEQQHTVINITQNVTAATVTTAAPTNGTSTTESRIKQLQRQKSRRNLKNGIGGQRPDLGTINGNGAGGGSGRVRPDLGKVSTGPSTSAAAKSNMTNATITDVSQTKKGAHNKVRETREQQSITQAVVGTVSSLLFGRKGGWL, encoded by the exons ATGACGCGCGCATATGATGACATAGAAGCTGTGACCCGCTTGCTGGAAGAAAAAGAAAAGGACTTAGAATTAACAGTACAAATTGGCAAAGaacttttaacacaaaataaTGCACTTGAAAGCAAAATTACTGAGCTCGAAGCAGATTTGAAAGCTTCGAATGAGGATCGCGCTCAACTAGTTCATGAACTACACAAGAAAAATGAACTTATTGCTGTTTTGACAAATGACTCTGACGAAGGGAGTGAAAATG ATACTCCCACCTTTTCCAAATCCATTACTTTGGATTTACTACAAAAGAAAATTGCTACATTGCAGGATGAGAATAAAAGTTTGAAACTTGAAGCCTTACAGCTTGCCTCAGAAACCGATGATGTTGAGGCGCAGGAACGGCAACTTATGGAAGACATAACGTCGCAATTGAACGAAGCGAACGGTCGCTACGACAGCATGAATCTGGAGTTGGAACGTCTCCGAGAGGAGAATCGTTTGCAGCATGAACAGATAATCAGTTTAACAGCGAGATTGTCGGAAGCTGAAATGAGGCTGCATCAATTAACGCACGACAATGACGAACACATAACACTTTTAAATATAACTAAGGAGAACCAAAATTCATTAGCAGTGGAATTACTTGAATTCAAGCAACGATATCAGGAAGTACTGGCTTTACTGCAGGAGGCTCAAGAACAATTGCGTAATCAGCGAAAGAAAACAATGCCGCAGGCGCGTAGCTCTTTTATATCGAATTCTGTTTTACTGCAGCCCGAATCGTTGCAATGTGAATTAATGGAGTCATCAATGTATTCTGAAAATAGTCTTGATTCCGGTATTTCGGGTGATACGCaacgtgcagatcgtatggGCCGTTTAATGTCACAAATGCCCGGTATATATGGTGGTGGTGCTGGCAACGCAGGGTCCGCGTATGGATTTGGAGGCGTTGGTGCTATACCACCATATAAGCGGGTGTTTGAAACAGTGCGATGTGCTAGCAAAACTGGCAATTATATGGATAGTGGCAATTCGTCGATGACACAACTGGGCGCAATGGCAATGAGCAGTAGCGTCGGACCGCGGATGTCGGCGATGCCGTATCGTGGTGCCGCCTTCGATGACAATACTCTGGGTCTGAAGACTTTGTCATGCGAAAGTCTGGCATCACAATCGGACGACGGCTATCCAGCGGCACCAAGTGGTGTGCCTGGTGCACCAGGCGCTAAAGACTTGGAAGCCGCCCTAAAACGCCTAACACCCGCTGAAGTATTGGCACGACGTGCTATGCTCTCCTATGCTCCAGTTGGTACGTATTCATATGATGAGCAGCCAACCACCACAAATACACTTCCACTAGGTTTACGCACGCCAGATAGTATTATGTCGACAGGTTCGTCGGGAATTTCATCCACGAATATGTCGGCATCAATGCAACAATGGCGGCTaccggaaaaattgcaaattGTGAAACCGATAGAAGGTTCACAGACACTGCATCATTGGTCCAGGTTGGCAACGCCAACATTAAGTGGCCTACTTGAGGAACGACCCGGTGTTACCATACGCGGTGGACGTGGCCTAGACGATTTGGGCATGCAAGTGTATACATTGTCCGATGTGGAGGAGGATGTAAGCGATGACTTACCGGGGAAGCAATTCGAAGCGTCTGGctgtacatttacatatacaacgAGCATGGTAATGCATCCCGATGACGGTTTGAATGATTTGTCATTCTTGTCACAGTCACAATTGTCATCACGTATGGCCTCCGCATCGACATCGCGTCAACCAAGTTGCCCGCCCACACCACACGGTGGACTGTCCCGAAAGAATTCCTGTTCGACGTTTTCGGTAAATCTTGGATTGGCTTCAATGTTAAACGAACGTGGTATCAAGGCTGTAACGCCAAGTGCGCTGAATACACCCGCTGGACCGAACTTCACACCAACTGTTACGCCCTGCAATAGTCCCG AGGGTTCACCACCACGCTCAGCATCACCTGAACCATTGTTCGGCATTCTGTCGACTGGTGCAGATTTAATTCGACGCAAACTAATCGGCGATATCGAAAGGCCGAATCGTAATCTAgctcaaaaacaacaaaaaatcatgcTATCGCGCTTGGAGAGACGTGCATTACGTTCACTAAAACTGGTCGAGAAGGTGGAGAGTATTGGTTTAGAGAATATTATAGTAGCACAACCAAATTCTATGTCCCAGTTGGCTAGCGGTATAGCGAGTCGCAGCTCCAGTCCAATGGCACAATTAATTAGTCTTAAGAATCTGCACACATGCGCCAATAACGTAGTGGACGATATACACTTCGATCGTGATCAAATAAAAACCGTGCTACATAAGGGACTGACTACGCCCACCACGACCAGTACATGCGCAAGAAGCGATGATGAAAGCGTGGAAACAGAATCGATTTCAAGCGTAATAAGTACCGAAAGAACTGTTAAAAACGAACAACAGCATACAGTAATAAATATCACACAAAATGTGACTGCGGCAACGGTCACGACAGCGGCACCCACAAATGGTACAAGCACAACCGAGTCGCGTATAAAGCAATTACAACGACAAAAGTCCCGTCGCAATCTTAAGAATGGTATTGGTGGTCAACGACCAGATTTAGGTACGATCAATGGTAATGGTGCTGGTGGTGGTAGTGGACGTGTACGTCCCGATCTAGGAAAAGTTTCGACCGGACCCTCAACGTCTGCGGCAGCCAAAAGCAACATGACAAATGCCACTATCACAGATGTGTCACAGACGAAGAAGGGTGCGCACAATAAAGTACGTGAAACGCGAGAACAACAAAGTATAACACAAGCAGTTGTCGGAACTGTGAGTTCATTACTTTTTGGACGTAAAGGTGGCTGGCTGTAG